In Paenarthrobacter sp. GOM3, a single window of DNA contains:
- a CDS encoding IclR family transcriptional regulator: MVQGAQVVGRVTALLRLVGRKPEGTSLAGLVRESGLTRPTVHRLLTSLAAEGFLEHDSSSGKWVLGPEIFLLGSVAAARFPMEDIARPSLRRLATETGESAFFSIRRGNETVCVLREEGSFPVRSFVLHEGVRFPLGVASAGTAILAFVPAEEQEALLAEWAEHAGDFADGHPADVVRENLEQTRLAGYSVNPGLILEGSWGMGAAVFDQHGRPAWALSLTGIEPRFRPERQEYLGKLLLEEAHRMTARLQGTS, translated from the coding sequence ATAGTTCAAGGAGCGCAGGTTGTAGGTCGGGTGACGGCATTGCTGCGGTTGGTGGGTCGCAAGCCTGAGGGGACTTCCCTGGCGGGGTTGGTCCGCGAATCCGGGCTGACCCGGCCCACTGTTCACCGGCTGCTGACTTCGCTGGCCGCCGAGGGCTTCCTGGAACATGATTCGTCCTCCGGAAAGTGGGTGCTGGGACCTGAGATCTTCCTGCTCGGGTCTGTTGCAGCTGCCCGTTTCCCTATGGAGGACATTGCCCGCCCCTCCCTTCGGAGGCTGGCTACCGAGACGGGAGAGAGCGCGTTCTTCTCGATCCGGCGCGGCAACGAAACTGTCTGTGTGCTCAGGGAGGAAGGCTCGTTCCCGGTGCGGTCGTTCGTGCTCCATGAAGGCGTGCGGTTTCCGTTGGGCGTTGCCTCCGCGGGCACGGCCATCCTGGCCTTCGTGCCCGCCGAAGAACAGGAAGCGCTGCTGGCCGAATGGGCAGAGCACGCAGGTGATTTTGCTGACGGTCATCCTGCTGACGTGGTGCGGGAGAACCTGGAACAAACGAGGCTGGCCGGGTATTCAGTGAATCCCGGCCTGATCCTCGAAGGCAGCTGGGGGATGGGTGCTGCAGTCTTCGACCAGCACGGCCGCCCAGCCTGGGCGTTGTCCCTGACAGGGATCGAACCCCGCTTCCGCCCGGAGCGCCAGGAATACCTGGGGAAGCTGCTGCTCGAGGAAGCGCACCGAATGACCGCACGGTTGCAAGGAACTAGCTGA
- a CDS encoding GNAT family N-acetyltransferase: MAIEVRPATVFDDVRTMVGPKNPGSNVCWCLSYRVPSKLNLSLQREERGAYVEKLVAEDPPPGVLAYDGDEVVGWAAVHPRADTSFAKNRKIPQVDKTDVWSVWCIRVRPGHRGKGISHELLRGAIDFAKAHGAPVLEGYPVDNKGGKVDLTMAYVGTRRLFEKAGFKKVAETTSVLNGFPRVLMRLELS; the protein is encoded by the coding sequence ATGGCTATCGAAGTTCGCCCCGCCACGGTGTTCGATGACGTCAGGACCATGGTGGGACCCAAGAACCCCGGCTCCAATGTGTGCTGGTGCCTGAGTTACCGCGTTCCGTCCAAGCTGAACCTGAGCCTCCAGCGCGAAGAGCGCGGCGCATACGTTGAGAAGCTGGTCGCCGAGGATCCTCCGCCCGGGGTTTTGGCGTACGACGGCGACGAAGTAGTCGGGTGGGCGGCCGTCCACCCGCGCGCGGACACCAGTTTCGCGAAAAACCGGAAGATCCCGCAGGTGGACAAGACCGATGTGTGGTCCGTGTGGTGCATCCGGGTACGGCCCGGGCATCGGGGAAAGGGCATCTCGCACGAACTCCTGCGCGGAGCCATCGACTTCGCGAAGGCCCACGGCGCCCCTGTGTTGGAGGGCTACCCCGTGGACAACAAGGGCGGAAAAGTGGATCTGACCATGGCCTACGTCGGCACAAGGAGGCTGTTCGAGAAGGCCGGCTTCAAGAAGGTCGCAGAAACCACCTCCGTGCTCAACGGCTTCCCCAGAGTGTTGATGCGGCTGGAGCTCAGCTAG
- a CDS encoding VOC family protein encodes MPAFFNHTIIASVDRTVSAEFYRSILEAADAPSWGPFTNLSLAGGVMLQFAEPPVDIQMQHYAFLVDEPHFDRAYARLVSDGVEHWADPQMTRPGETNTEHGGRGVYFKDPSGHALELISKPYF; translated from the coding sequence ATGCCCGCGTTTTTCAACCACACCATTATCGCCTCAGTCGACCGCACCGTATCAGCCGAGTTCTACCGTTCAATCCTCGAAGCCGCTGATGCTCCCAGTTGGGGTCCCTTTACCAACCTCTCCCTGGCCGGCGGTGTGATGCTTCAGTTTGCCGAGCCGCCGGTCGATATCCAGATGCAGCACTACGCATTTCTTGTTGATGAGCCGCACTTCGACCGCGCTTATGCGCGCCTGGTGAGTGACGGCGTCGAGCATTGGGCCGATCCGCAAATGACCCGGCCGGGCGAGACGAACACCGAACACGGTGGCCGCGGGGTGTACTTCAAAGACCCGTCGGGACATGCGCTGGAACTGATCAGCAAGCCGTACTTCTAA
- a CDS encoding HAD family hydrolase: MNPLPLVIFDCDGVLVDSERLVQDIDIRMIGGLGWDITRQEILEQHLGRSEAAVMENIARRIGRAVPADFAQSRRSAYEQDFRNHLTEVPGVREAVQELHGLGHDSCVASSGSHARMQLTLGKTGLWSVFEGRIFSADDVAHGKPAPDLFLYAADKMGRRTRDCVVVEDSPSGVAAARAAGMAVVGYSALVPASLLEGATVVIAEMTDLPEAIKAISGT; encoded by the coding sequence ATGAATCCTTTGCCCCTCGTGATCTTCGACTGTGATGGGGTGTTGGTGGACAGCGAGCGGCTTGTCCAGGACATCGATATAAGAATGATTGGCGGGCTGGGCTGGGACATCACGCGGCAAGAGATCCTTGAACAACATCTTGGCCGTTCTGAGGCGGCAGTCATGGAAAACATTGCGCGAAGGATAGGACGTGCAGTCCCGGCAGACTTCGCGCAGAGCCGACGCTCTGCGTACGAGCAGGATTTCAGGAACCATCTGACGGAAGTGCCGGGCGTCCGTGAGGCCGTACAAGAGCTACACGGGCTCGGTCACGATTCCTGCGTAGCCTCTTCAGGTAGTCATGCCAGAATGCAACTCACTTTAGGTAAGACGGGTTTGTGGTCCGTGTTCGAGGGACGCATTTTCAGCGCCGACGATGTAGCCCACGGCAAACCGGCCCCGGATCTGTTCCTTTATGCGGCGGACAAAATGGGGCGTCGGACTAGGGATTGCGTCGTAGTTGAGGACAGCCCGTCCGGGGTTGCCGCGGCTCGAGCCGCAGGCATGGCAGTTGTTGGGTATAGTGCGTTGGTGCCGGCGAGTTTGCTAGAAGGAGCCACAGTAGTCATAGCTGAGATGACGGACCTGCCGGAAGCCATTAAGGCCATTAGTGGGACCTGA
- a CDS encoding RHS repeat domain-containing protein, with the protein MNVTAINPASGTGTGWFRVYPSDEPEPPLSSVNYSGPGDAVSNVVIVRPGTTDGKINVKNMGGTPAHFVIDTQGWFTNAHLLPPATGPDGTVSGQRGAASMVNHTLSDTASVGWNPTTGNTVLTGSLLHLRGIGQDLNLGWRYNSYNDARPTLSMGRLEAALRVNSTTNAVTYTAPDGGWYTFASTGTNTWAMPPGLNASLSKPNPNEYRIRFNDTGVTNVYTDDGANYSLARTIDANLTTPNTITYGHLNGVLDTITDTQGRTLKFLYQDTRNLNQPSKVTDTSLNRSVTFEYNGGQGRLSKITDAAGTTTAFTYNTSGKLSSYTDGKTVKTSFTYDTAKRTATITYGTGTTAQSVWTPAYPSSTTTTLKDPNGKTATYTYNAQNRATGKTIGGAATTVTYDGASNILTFVDPTGTVTYKYDAANRLASLAEPGGSCPATPAFPNSAKCTGFGYDKNNRRISTSYPNGVTNTTAYNNAGKIMSITAKNSSGTVLTKREYTYTTSDTTGKDGALRETMATEVAGSLTTYGYDVQSRLTSATQGTTVEGWTYDKNSNRMNATKTGTPTVYSTYNAADQLCWTATTNGACGSAPAGATTYTYDANGNTTAAGTTTNAFNVFNQVTSTTVAGATTNFAYAGLRNDERTSAGSTNFLNGSLGITTQTIAGATTAFIRDPDGGLVSMRISTGASLYYTTDALGSVILLTDSTQAKAATYSYDSWGNTTAAGTQAAANPWQYAGGYKDTPTGYTKFGARYYNPTTGRFTQPDPSDQEQNRYLYAGANPVNNSDPSGLYSVGEGAQDCAMGAATNAAIGVGIGAVTGGGGLVAALGLGCITNVAAGYLADSLTDNQQAEDQVGGGINYLQWLTDVARVIGAF; encoded by the coding sequence ATGAACGTCACAGCCATCAACCCCGCCTCGGGTACCGGGACGGGCTGGTTCCGGGTCTACCCCTCCGATGAGCCCGAACCGCCGCTGAGTTCGGTGAATTACTCCGGTCCCGGGGACGCGGTATCGAACGTGGTCATCGTCCGCCCCGGCACCACTGACGGGAAGATCAACGTCAAGAACATGGGCGGCACACCGGCCCACTTCGTCATCGATACCCAGGGCTGGTTCACCAACGCCCACCTCCTTCCCCCTGCCACCGGACCCGACGGGACCGTGTCCGGCCAACGCGGTGCCGCGTCCATGGTCAACCACACCCTCTCCGACACCGCCTCGGTCGGGTGGAACCCCACCACCGGCAACACCGTCCTCACCGGGTCCCTGCTGCACCTGCGCGGTATCGGGCAGGACCTGAACCTGGGCTGGCGGTACAACAGCTACAACGATGCCCGACCGACCCTGAGCATGGGCCGGCTCGAAGCAGCGCTGCGGGTCAACTCCACCACGAACGCCGTCACCTACACGGCCCCCGACGGCGGCTGGTACACCTTCGCCTCCACCGGAACCAACACATGGGCCATGCCCCCGGGCCTGAACGCGTCCCTGAGCAAACCGAACCCGAACGAGTACCGGATCCGGTTCAACGACACCGGCGTGACCAACGTCTACACCGATGACGGGGCGAACTACTCCCTGGCCCGGACGATCGACGCGAATCTCACCACCCCGAACACCATCACCTACGGGCACCTCAACGGCGTCCTGGACACCATCACGGACACCCAAGGCCGGACCCTGAAGTTCCTCTACCAGGACACCCGGAACCTGAACCAGCCCTCCAAAGTCACCGACACCTCCCTGAACCGATCCGTGACCTTCGAGTACAACGGCGGCCAGGGCCGGCTGTCCAAGATCACCGACGCCGCCGGCACCACGACAGCGTTCACGTACAACACCTCCGGGAAACTCTCGTCCTACACCGACGGCAAAACAGTGAAGACCTCCTTCACCTACGACACCGCCAAACGCACCGCGACCATCACCTACGGGACCGGCACCACGGCCCAAAGCGTCTGGACCCCCGCGTACCCGTCGTCGACGACGACAACGCTGAAGGACCCGAACGGCAAGACCGCCACGTACACCTACAACGCGCAGAACCGGGCCACGGGTAAGACCATCGGTGGTGCCGCCACGACCGTGACCTACGACGGGGCATCGAACATCCTGACCTTCGTGGACCCCACCGGTACGGTCACCTACAAATACGACGCAGCCAACCGGCTCGCATCGTTGGCAGAGCCGGGCGGCTCCTGCCCGGCAACACCGGCGTTCCCGAACAGCGCCAAATGCACCGGCTTCGGATACGACAAAAACAACCGCCGCATCTCCACCAGCTACCCCAACGGAGTCACCAACACCACGGCCTACAACAACGCCGGCAAAATCATGTCCATCACCGCCAAGAACAGCAGCGGCACGGTCCTGACCAAACGCGAATACACGTACACCACCAGCGACACCACCGGCAAAGACGGTGCTCTCCGCGAAACCATGGCCACCGAAGTAGCCGGCTCCCTGACGACATATGGGTACGACGTACAAAGCCGGCTCACCAGCGCGACCCAGGGCACAACAGTAGAGGGCTGGACGTACGACAAGAACAGCAACCGCATGAACGCCACCAAAACCGGGACACCGACGGTGTACTCCACCTACAACGCCGCGGACCAGCTGTGCTGGACAGCAACCACTAACGGTGCCTGCGGCTCCGCGCCAGCAGGCGCCACTACCTACACCTACGATGCAAACGGCAACACCACGGCAGCAGGCACCACAACCAATGCCTTCAACGTCTTCAACCAAGTCACCTCCACCACAGTGGCCGGTGCGACGACGAACTTCGCCTATGCCGGGCTCCGGAACGATGAACGCACCAGCGCCGGATCCACGAACTTCCTCAACGGATCACTCGGCATCACCACCCAAACCATCGCAGGCGCGACCACCGCTTTCATTCGCGATCCAGACGGTGGCCTGGTCAGCATGCGCATCAGTACCGGGGCGAGCCTCTACTACACCACCGACGCCCTTGGCTCTGTCATCCTCCTCACTGACAGCACCCAAGCAAAAGCGGCCACCTACAGCTACGATTCCTGGGGCAACACCACAGCCGCCGGCACCCAAGCCGCGGCGAACCCCTGGCAATACGCCGGAGGCTACAAAGACACCCCCACCGGCTACACCAAATTCGGTGCCCGCTACTACAACCCCACCACCGGACGCTTCACCCAACCCGACCCATCCGACCAAGAACAAAACCGCTACCTCTACGCGGGCGCCAACCCTGTCAACAACAGCGACCCCAGCGGCCTGTACAGCGTTGGTGAGGGCGCTCAGGACTGCGCCATGGGTGCGGCAACCAACGCCGCAATCGGCGTGGGAATCGGAGCGGTCACAGGAGGAGGAGGGCTGGTTGCCGCCCTCGGGCTGGGTTGTATCACCAACGTGGCGGCAGGTTATCTAGCGGACTCACTAACGGACAACCAGCAGGCCGAGGATCAGGTGGGCGGCGGTATTAACTATCTACAGTGGCTAACCGATGTAGCTCGAGTAATAGGGGCCTTCTAG
- a CDS encoding FG-GAP repeat domain-containing protein — protein sequence MGTFRGLSLKWAAFAVLVLGATAVGVGPAIAQGGSGSLQQPSQDPAPMMGTPFVGSELRLARTGTGGVIYCPDENQDPRFVMEWLSNGVPLPAERQGEVLKLLPEDRGNRISFNVQTCGSDIKHHSLETPPIAASNRANGWTGRANFELLGRNADGDLVLYPRTYEPEWVRSGEFDRGIQITGSWDEPRVVGTGWNIFDIVFSPGDFDGDGYNDVLGRDSAGHLMLYPGDGDGGWQPPHQVGTGWNIFDSIVGPGDFNGDGNNDVLARDRSGNLFLYPGDGHGGWLKPSQVGSGWQIFDKIITPGETTGKGTVSIFGRDRSGYLYQYPADGQGGWKAPGVVGQGWYVMTEISGAGAYGKASSNGMAERSNLIAYGHDGDLILYFNYDLSQDPVYAAAPYGLDNLGPIGNGWDIFKNLI from the coding sequence ATGGGAACTTTTCGTGGGTTATCGCTCAAGTGGGCGGCTTTTGCCGTGTTGGTGCTGGGGGCAACAGCGGTTGGTGTGGGCCCGGCCATCGCCCAAGGTGGCAGCGGGTCCCTTCAACAGCCATCCCAGGATCCTGCGCCGATGATGGGGACTCCCTTCGTGGGCTCTGAACTGAGACTTGCGCGGACCGGCACCGGGGGCGTGATCTACTGCCCGGACGAAAATCAGGATCCTCGGTTCGTTATGGAGTGGCTGAGCAATGGTGTTCCGCTACCGGCAGAGCGCCAGGGCGAGGTTCTGAAACTGCTTCCCGAAGACCGTGGAAACCGCATCTCTTTCAACGTTCAAACATGCGGGTCCGATATTAAGCATCACAGCCTCGAAACACCTCCCATCGCAGCATCGAACCGTGCTAATGGCTGGACCGGGCGCGCGAACTTTGAGCTGCTGGGCCGGAATGCTGACGGAGACCTGGTGCTGTACCCGAGGACGTACGAGCCGGAATGGGTTCGCTCCGGCGAGTTCGATAGAGGCATTCAAATCACCGGTTCCTGGGACGAGCCCAGGGTAGTCGGCACGGGATGGAACATCTTCGACATCGTCTTCTCGCCCGGTGACTTCGACGGCGACGGGTACAACGACGTCCTGGGGCGGGACAGCGCAGGACACCTGATGCTCTACCCCGGTGACGGCGACGGAGGCTGGCAACCGCCACACCAGGTCGGCACGGGCTGGAACATCTTCGATTCCATCGTCGGGCCAGGGGACTTCAACGGTGACGGCAACAACGACGTCCTCGCCCGGGACCGTTCAGGGAACCTCTTCCTTTACCCCGGCGACGGTCACGGCGGCTGGTTGAAACCCTCACAGGTCGGCTCGGGGTGGCAGATCTTCGACAAAATCATTACCCCCGGCGAGACCACTGGCAAGGGAACGGTCAGCATTTTCGGCCGCGACCGCAGCGGTTACCTGTACCAATACCCCGCTGATGGGCAGGGCGGTTGGAAGGCCCCGGGCGTAGTGGGCCAAGGATGGTACGTCATGACCGAAATCAGCGGTGCCGGCGCGTATGGAAAGGCAAGCAGCAACGGTATGGCCGAACGTAGCAACCTCATTGCCTATGGGCACGACGGCGATCTCATCTTGTACTTCAACTACGATCTCAGCCAGGATCCGGTGTACGCCGCGGCACCCTACGGGCTGGACAACCTGGGTCCGATCGGTAACGGCTGGGACATCTTCAAAAATTTGATTTGA
- a CDS encoding SOS response-associated peptidase — protein sequence MCGRYVMSKATSDLLSHFEAKEVEGSPPGPSWNVAPTQNVPIVAERLDEGAIDRRLLIAKWGLVPSWAKDTKIGSKLINARSESILESPSFRSAAVKRRAILPAYPVQLPPGL from the coding sequence ATGTGCGGCAGATACGTGATGTCCAAAGCAACGAGCGATCTCCTGAGCCATTTCGAGGCCAAGGAGGTTGAAGGCAGCCCGCCGGGGCCGAGCTGGAACGTCGCCCCGACCCAGAACGTGCCGATCGTGGCCGAACGCCTGGACGAAGGGGCGATTGACCGGCGCCTGCTGATCGCCAAGTGGGGTTTGGTGCCATCGTGGGCGAAGGACACCAAGATCGGGTCGAAGCTGATCAATGCTCGCAGCGAGAGCATCCTGGAGAGCCCGTCCTTCCGCTCGGCTGCCGTCAAACGCAGAGCCATCTTGCCTGCTTATCCGGTACAGCTTCCGCCCGGTCTTTAA
- a CDS encoding tyrosine-type recombinase/integrase, protein MGEALSLQHRDWHAGRGENPYLEVSPRDDHPYGLRVKGSRYRKIHISDGLDRLYAEYVWQLCDKGMDLVVPSMDEAYVFVNLRAGHEFKPLRAETVYKRVGQIRRALGPTVPDNWTPHWFRHTHATAMLLAGAPLHVVSRRLGHSDVQTTLDLYAWVTGDEQLRSLADWRTLTNRWRGQDEVG, encoded by the coding sequence TTGGGAGAAGCACTCAGTTTGCAGCATCGGGACTGGCATGCCGGACGTGGGGAGAACCCCTACCTAGAGGTCTCGCCGCGCGATGACCACCCGTACGGGTTGCGGGTCAAAGGCTCCCGCTACCGCAAGATCCATATCTCTGACGGCCTGGACAGGCTCTACGCCGAATACGTCTGGCAGCTGTGCGACAAGGGCATGGATCTAGTCGTGCCGTCCATGGACGAGGCGTATGTGTTCGTGAACCTCAGGGCGGGGCACGAGTTCAAGCCCCTTCGGGCGGAAACCGTCTACAAACGCGTGGGGCAAATCCGCCGGGCCCTGGGTCCCACGGTGCCGGATAACTGGACGCCTCACTGGTTCCGTCACACCCATGCCACGGCAATGCTCCTGGCCGGCGCCCCGCTCCACGTCGTGAGCCGAAGACTCGGACACTCCGATGTCCAGACAACCCTGGACTTGTATGCATGGGTCACCGGAGACGAGCAACTCCGATCTCTTGCGGACTGGCGGACACTAACGAATCGATGGAGAGGCCAGGATGAAGTCGGCTGA